The Sorangiineae bacterium MSr11954 DNA segment ATCGACGAAGGCAAAGTCGTCCCGGATGACCCGCTTTTGCGCCACGATCGGCAGGCTCAAAAAGAGCATGTAAAGGTTGCTGCGTATTTGCGCGAAGGTCAGGTTGCGCACGTAGGTGCGCCGGTGCGGCACGGCCATGGTCACGGCCGCGTGGAACCGGTGCGGCCAATGCTCGATGGCCTCGTAGGCGGCGACGGCGCCCCAATTGTGACCGATCAAACGAATCGGCTGCGCGGGCGACAAGTGATCGGCGATGGCCACCAGATCGCGCGCGATGCTGCGCGCATCATAAGGACCCGCCAAGGTCGAAGGAAAATAGCCGCGCAGCCAGGGCGCGACCACCCGATACCCGGCGCGCACGAGCACCGACGCGAGCGACTCGAAGGTGCTCGGGTGATCGGGGAAGCCGTGCGCGCAGAGCACGAGCGGACGAGCGGGATCTCCTAGGTGCAACGTGCTGAATACATTTCCGTCGACTTCGATATCCAGACGGTTCATGGCAAACTCCCAGGGGCCGAGGGTGTGTCGAAGGGAATCGCGTACACTGGCTCATTGGTTCCTCCGTGCGCCTGAGAAGACGGGGCCGTAGCGGCCGAATCGAACGATGGAAATGCGGGTGTGAACGACGGGATCGTGTCGCCGCGGTCCTCTTCCACCGCGGGCACGAGCAGCTTGTAGAGGACGGGGGTGACGATCCGCGCGAGGATGGTCGAGCTCACGAGACCGCCCAAGATCACCAGGGCCAGCGGCGAATAGAAGCTCGAGTGCTCCAAAATGAGCGGGATCAGGCCGCCGATGGCGGTCAGGGTCGTGAGCAGAATGGGGATGAAGCGCGCCTCGCCGCCCCGCTGGATGGCCTCGTCGACGCCCAATCCGCGCTCGCGCAGCTGGCCGATGACGTCGACCAGCAGGATCGAGTTCTTCACCTCGATGCCCATGAGCGCCACGAAGCCGATGGTGGCGGTGAACGAGAGCGTATTTCCGGAGAGGTACAGGGCGAGCAGCCCTCCGATCACGCCCAGCGGGATGACCGATGCGACGATGAGGGTGCTCTTGAGCGTTCGAAACTCCAAGACGAGGATGGCCAAAATGCCGAACGCCGCCACGAGCACGGCCACGCCCACGCCGCCAAAGCTCTCCTGGCTGGTCTCGGCTTCGCCCGCGAGCTTCAAATGAATCCCGGGGGGCAGCGGGAGCTCGGTGAGCTGCGACCAGACGGCTTGGGTGAGCCGCTCGGTGTTGTACCCCTCGCGCACGTCGGCCGAGACGGTGGCCACCCGCTCGCGGTTGTAGTGCCGGATGTTGGTCGGCGAGGGCTCGAGCTCGAGCCGCGCCACCTCCGAGAGCGGAACGGCGCGCGCGTGGGCGCTCCCCACGTACGTTTGATCGAGCACGTCCAGACCGGGAAAGGCGCCGGTCCGCGCGCGCTGCACATCGGTGCGCGGCAGCGCCAGGCGGATGTCGTACGCTTCGTCGGCCGAGTCCTCGCGGTAGGAGCCCGCCACGATGCCGCCCACCGCGAGCCGGATGGCGCGGTCCACGTCGGGGGAAGCGACGGCCAGGAGCGCGGCCTTGTCCCGGTCGACCCGAACGCGCACATCGCTGCGGCGCTCCTTGCTCGGGTTGCGCACGTCGCGCGTGCCTTGGGTCGCGCGCAGGATCGTCTCGACGCGCGAGGCGACGGAGAGCAGCGCCTCTTCGTCGTCGCCCAGCACGCGCACCGCGATGGGCGCGTCGATGGGCGGGCCATTTTCGAGCTCTTTCAGCTCCAGCTTGGCGCCCGCGTCATTTGCGAGCTCGCCCCGCAAGGCGGCGTAGAGCGCGGCGCGTGCGGCCGGGGAGGGGACGTCGGCCTCGGCGAAGACGTCGGCCACATTGGCGCGCGTGTTCCGGGGGAACACATTGTAGAAGATCTGCGGGTGGCCTTTTCCCACCACGGTGGCGACGTGGCGCACCTCGCGGCGGCGCGCGAGCACCTGCTCGACGAAGCGGGCCGCGCGATCGGTCTCGGCCAGGTTCGCGTCGTTGGCGGTCTCGATCTGCACCATGAACTGCGGGGTGCCCGCCTTGGGAAAGAGGCTGAAGCCAATCTTCGGCACCAAGGTCATGGTGGCGGCGATGAGCGCAAAGGCGCCCAGCACGGTGAGCTTGGGGTAGGCCAGCGCCCGCTCGAGGATCGGCCGGTACGACGTCTCGATCATCCCGTGGAGCGCGCGCAAAAAGACATTGCCGTGCTTGCCCGAGGGCGTGAGGAGCACGCTGGCGAGAAAGGGGACCACGGTGAACGAGACCACGAGCGAGGCCACCACGGTGCTGATGACCGCGACCGGCAGGGACCGAATGAACGCGCCCGCGTCACCCGGGAGCGCCAGCAGCGGGATGAAGGCGAACACCAAGGTCGCCGTGCACCCGAGCACGCTCGCCGCGATCTCGCGCGTGGCATGGATGGCGGCTCGCCGCGGCGGCACGCCCCATCGCAGATGGCGGGTGATGTTCTCCACCACGACCACGGAGTCGTCGACCAGAAGGCCGAGCGCGATCACGAAGCCCACCACGCTGAGCTGGTTGATGGTGAACCCAAAGAGCTGGAGCAGCACCAAGCCCAGCGCGAGGCTCAGTGGGATGGAGGCCATCACCACCAAGGACGCGCGCACGCCCAGCGGCAAGAGGGTGACCAGCACCAGCACGATGGCCAGCCCGAAGTCGCGCACGAAGCCGCCGAGGCGATGCCCCACGTTGCGCGCCTGGTCGAAGCCTCGGACCACGTGGATCGAGCGCGGCAAGGTGCGGGCGAAGGCGTCGAGCTCGCGGTCGATGCCCTTGGCCACGTCGAAGACGTTCGCGCCGTCTTTTTGCGAGGCGGCGACGAGGATGGCGCGCCGGCCATCGAAGCGCGCGAGCTCGGCGCCATCGACGGGTGCGAGCTCCACCTGGGCCACGTCGCGCACGCGCACCGTGCCCCGGGCGCTGCCGCTGGCGCGCACGAGCGAGTCGCGGATCTCGTCCAGCGAGGTGTAGTCGCCGCTGGTCTTCACGCTGAAGCGCCGCGTGTCCACGTCGACGCTGCCGGCGGGGACATTGGCGCTGTCCTTGGCGATCGTGTCGTACACTTCGTGCGGCGCGATGCCGAGGACGACCATGCGCGGCAAATCGAGGGTGATCCGCACCTCTTGCTTGGGCAGGCCCGCGAGATCCACCCCGCGCACCCCGGGCACGTTTTGGAGGCGGCGTTTGAGCGAGCGCGCTTGCACGTCGAGCGCGCGGTAGCTCGCGTCCTCGGAGATCAGCGCCACCTCGCGGATGTTCACGTTGGCGGTGTCGACTTGGCGGAGCTCGAGGGAGGTGAGCTCGGCCGGGAGCTTGGGGCGCAAGGTGGAGAGCTCGCGCAGGATTTCGTCGCGCTTCTTGTCGGGATCGGACGAGGTTTGAAAGTCGATGTCGACGACCCCCACGCTCTCTTCCACCCGCGCGGCGACCTTCTTGACATCCTTCAGGGACCAGAGCGCGGCCTCCAGAGGGTCGATCACCAGGCGCTCGAGATCCTTGGGCGCCGAGCCGGGGAGCAGGGCGATCACATAGAACGAGGGGCGGGGGAAGCTGGGATCCTCGGCCTTGGGGATGGTGACGAGCGCATGGGCGCCGAGCGCAATGAGCCCGATGAACACGACCAAGGTGAACTGCCAGCGCCGAACCGAGAAGTCCGCCAGCATGGCCGTCCCCTATGGAAGGACGCGCACGGGGGCGCCGTCGCGGAGGTCCGAGATCCCTGCCTTGACCACGAGCTCCTGGTGCTCGAGGCCCGACGCGAGCACCGCTCGATCGCCCGCGATCGAGCGGATGGTCACCGGGACCCGCTTGGCCTTGCCGGCTTCGACCACATAGGCGCTGGCCTGCAGGGCGTCGCCGTCGAGCAGCGCACCGACGGGAACCACGGCGCTCGCGGGCTCGAGCTGCTCCGTCTCGACTTTGGCGGTGAGCCCGGAGAGAAGGTACGGCGGCGGCTCGGCCAGCGCGAGCTCCACCTCGTAGCCACCGGTTCCGGGCGAGGCGGCGGCCGCGATCTGCGAGACCCGGGCCACCAAGGGCGCTTCGGGCGCGACGTCCAGCACCACCCGCGCCGGATCGCCCACGCGCATGCGGACGACGTCGCGCGAGGCATAAGGCGCCCGCACCACCGCGCCTTGCGAGGAGCCGCTCACGTGAAAGGCGGGGGAGCCGGGCGCCACCACCTCGCCGACATCGACATGGCGTTGATCGACCACGCCGGCCTCCGGTGCGACCAGGGTGGCATGGCGGGCATGGAACTGCGCGCCTCGAGCGGCCGCGCGCGCGAGGGCCACGTTGGTCTGCGCGTTCTCCAGCTCGATGGCCGGCACCGCGCCGGACGCGTGAAGGACACGGACCCGCGCGAGATCGCGCTCGGCCTTGCGCGCACCCTCGACGGCCTCCGTTCGCCGTGCGTCCACTGCGGTGGGATCCAAGGTCGCCAGGACTTGCCCTTTGCGCACGCGATCCCCCTCGTGCACGGTGACCTTGGTGACGATGCCGCCCACCAGAAAGGCGAGGTTCACCTCGCTCTTCCTATGCACGACACCCGCCACCCGCAGGTGCCGCGTGTAAGGTCCGTGCTCCACCGGCGCCATGCGCACGGCGATGGCGCCGTCGCCCTCGGACTCGCGCGCCTCCACGGGCGCGGGGCGTGAGCAACCCCCGATGAGGAAGAGGAAGGTGCCCATCCCCATTCCGAGGCCAAGGAGCGAGACGGCGCGGCGCCGGTTCAATGTGCGGCCGCTCCCGTACCGTTGGTCACCGGGGCGCCGGGCCACGCGGCCGATGGTGCTGGCGGCGCGGCTTGCTCCGACGGCGCCAGCGGCGGGCGGAGCACGGGGAGCGAGCCGTCCAGCGCGCGTTCGATGGCGCGATGGAACTCCGCGATGGTGACCTCGTTGCCGCCCAGGTTCAGCGGCACCCCGGAGCGGGCGCGCGCGCCCAGCTGGATCGTCTCGGAGACCTGGATGTCCTCGCCGATGGTGCGCCAGTAGTTCCCGTAGAACGCAGCCGCGAAGTCCTGCGCCGCGCGGCTGGTGGCGGTGGGGCGCTCGAGGCGGGCGCCTTGCATGATCGATGTCCCCACGTCTTGGGGAAAGGCGGAGATGACCTGCACGCCGTCGCCGGCCCAGAGCGCCAAGGTGTTCGGGAAGATGAAGTACACGAGGTCGGCGTAGTCGAGCAGGCTCCAGTCGGCTCGATCCTCGGGCAGCGGGCTGCGTCCGGCGCTCGAGTGAACGAGCACGCTGCGCGTGTGCGGGAAGTCGAGATCGAGCAGGGAGCACTGATCGCGGTAGCGCCGGCCGGCGGTGCGTCCGTGGAGAAAGTTGATGTGGTACGACTCCTGGTTCGCCTCGATCATGAGCTTCCAGTTGATGCGTCCGGGGACGTTCTTGGCGTTGCTCACGTAGTATCCATCGAGCCCGTAGGAGCCCAAGTCGGCCCCGAACGCGCCCAGGTAGGCGTCGATGTCGAAGGGCTCGCCCGGGGTGGTGATGACGAAGATCATCCCGTGCCGTTCGGCGGCCGGGAGCTCGATGAGCTTGACCGCGTCGGTCTTCAAGTTGGGAAAGCAGCGCTTCTCGGGCAAGCTATGCAGCTTCCCATCGAGATCGTACGACCACGCGTGGTACGGGCAGACGAAGCGCCGGCAGTTGCCCTGCGGCTGCTGCGCGACCTTCACCCCGCGGTGGCGGCAGACGTTGAGGAACGCGCGCACCTCGCCGCCCGCATCGCGCACCATGAGGACGGGCGCGCCGGTGAAGTCGTTGGTGATGAAGTCGCCCGGCGCGGGGATCTGCGAGGAGAAGCCGAGCACCAGCGGGTACTTTCGGAACAGGGTCTCGCGCTCGGCCTCGAACCGTTCGCGGTTCTCGTAGATGGAGGGCGAGAAGGGCTGGGGTTGCTCCGCGATGTCCGTGGTGCCGCCCTGGACGTGGTGCAGGATTCGCTCGATGAGCGCGATCTGGGTCTCTCGTTTCACGGGCTCGCTCCTTTCGGACCTTTCATCCGACCTTGCGCGCTTCTTGCGCCCAGTACGTCTCGCGCAGGGCGGTCTTCTTGATCTTGCCGATGGCCGTTCGCGGCAGCGCGTCCACGATGTCGAGGCTCGAGGGCACCTTGAAGCTCGCCAGCTTGCCGCGGCAGAACGTGCGCATGTCGCGCAAGTCGAGCTCCGCGCCCGGCTCGAGGGACACCACCACCTTGATGGCCTCGCCCCACTCGGGGTGCGGGACACCGATCACCGCCACCTCGCGGATGGCCGGGTGCGCGCTGAGCACGCGCTCGATCTCGGCCGGGTAGACGTTCTCCCCGGCGCTGCAGATCATGTCCTTGATGCGATCGGAGATGTAGATGTACCCATCCGCGTCGAGGTAGCCGGCGTCGCCGGTGTGGATCCACCCGTCGCGGAGCGTTTGCCGGGTGGCCTCTTCGTCGTTCCAATAGCCGAGCATGGCGGCCGGGCTGCGGATGCAAATCTCACCGGTCTGCATGGGCCCGAGCCGGTCGCCTTGCGGGTCGATGATCTTCACCTCCACCCCGGGGTAAGGCTTGCCGGCGGCGAGCAGGCGCTCGGGGTGGTTTTTGTGATCGTCGGGGGTGAGCCAGACGGCCATGTTGCCGGTCTCGGTCAAGCCGTACACTTGCAAGACGTCGCAGCCAAAGGCCTTCATGGCGGCTTGGATCAGCGCGGGCGATGCGGGCGAGCCGCCGTACCCCGCGTTTCGCAAGGAGCGGAACTTCTCGGGCGAGGCGTCCGGCTCCGCGAGCATCATGGCGATCATGGCCGGGACGAAGGCCGTCATGGTGATCCGGTGGCGGGCGATGGCCTCGATGGCCTTCCACCCGACGAACTGCGGGAGCAGCACATTGGTGGCGCCCGACGCGAGCCCGCGCACCAGCCACCAGACCCCGCCGATGTGAAAGAGCGGGACGGCGCAGAGGCTCACGTCGTCCTCGGTCCAGCCGAGCCAGCGCTCCTTGCGCTCCCAGAACTCGCGCGCGATCGCGAAGAAGCTTCGGTGCGCCAGCTGAACACCTTTGGGGTACCCGGTGGTGCCGCCCGTGTAGATTTGAATGGCCGCGTCGTTCGTGTCGATGGCCGGAAAGCCGACGACCCTCGGCGCGTCGTGCGCGCGCGCCTCGAGCGGCACCACCGGGCACGAGCGCCCCGCATCGGCGGCGAGGGCCGCGAGCTCGGACGATACGAAGATGGCGCGGCAGCTCGCCTTCTCGACGATGTACGTTACCTCGGCCGGCTGAAGGCGCCAGTTGATGGGCACGAAGATGGCGCCGAGCAGGGCGCACCCGAACAGGAGCTCCACCGAGGCGATCCCGTCCTTCGCGAGCAAGGCGACCCGATCGCCCTTGGAGACCGAGAGGGCGGCGAGCTGCGCGGCCCGCTCCAAGCTTCGCTCGGCGAGCTCCGCGTACGTGATGCGCTGCTCTTCGCAGACGATGGCGATGCGGTCCGGCCGCTCCCGCGCTTGGGTGCGGATCAAGCTGGCCAAGGTCGTAACGTTGGGATCGTAGATCATGGGTTCACGCGGCGGGTTGGGATTGAAGGAAGGTTTCCTCGCGCTGGGCGAGGAGCTCGAGCAGCCGTTCGGCGATGGGATCGGGGTGTTCGACGTGCACGTGATGGGTGCCGGGGAGCGCATGGATCGCGCCCCGCGGGAGCGCTTCGCAGAGCTTCTCGGCGTCCGCGCGCGTGCGGTACGGGCTCTCGGCGCCGACGAACACGTGCACGGGCGCGTGCAGGTGCGCGAGCCATCCGAGGAGCTCCGAGGCGTGCGTGAAGAGCGCGCCGTAGCGATCGAACTCGCGCAGCGCCGGATCCCATGTCCAGCGATGACCTCGCGGGCTCGTGGCGAGGACCCTTCGCGTCAGCCGTTCGCACGCGGCGCGCGAGAGGGCGGGGTACTCGTGCTGCGTGAGCTCGATGGCCGTCTCGAGCTCCGCCATCACCGGGTGCGCGGGCACCCTCTGCGGCGCGCGCACCACGTCGATGGCGCTCCGGAGGAGCGCGACGTCGACCGGCGGCTGGTAGAGGAGCGGGATCACCGGCTCGGCGAGCACCAGGCCGCGCACCCGGTTCGGTGAGAGGGCCGCGTACAGGACGGCGATGCTGCAGCCGAAGGAGTGCGCGCCGAGGACCACGGGTTCGTCGCCGCGGCCTCCGAGGAGCGCCTCGAGATCGCGGAGCATGTCCATCACGTCGAGGAAGTGTCCGGGGGCGGCGTGCTCCGAGCGACCGTGGCCGCGCATGTCGGGCGCGATGACGTCGTGCCCGCGGGTGTGCACGCGGTGGGCGACCTGTTCCCAGACGCCTGCGTGCGAACGAATGCCGTGGAGGAGCACGGTGCGCGCCGTCTCGGCGCTGCCCCAGCGAAGGCCGCCCAGCCGGATCTGGTGGCCTTGCCACGTTTGTTCGTGGCCTCCTTGGTCGACGGTTTCGTCGGACGCGGGGGCCGGTTCCGAGGTGGCGTTTGGCGCGGGGGGGCTCTCTGCGGGGTTGCTCGGCGTGGGGGTGGTCTGCGCGGGGGTGGGTGAGGCGGAATCGGTGCGCAGGGTGTCCCAGGCGATCGGCTGCTCCAGGAGCGCCTTGGCGAGCGCGCCGATGGAGACTTGGTCCAGCTCCAGTCGTCGCGGGAGCTTGATCTTCAGGACGCGCGCGAGGCGGTTGGTGAGATCGACGGCGCCGAGCGAGTCGAGCCCGAGCTGCGCGAGCGAGGCGTTTGGGTCCAGCTTTTTGTCGGGCGCCTCGCCCAGGGCGCGCAGGACCTCGAGGTCGAGGAAGGCGCGGAGGGCCTGGGGGCGGTCCTCGGGGCTCGTCTCTGCGAGCGCGCGCAGGGCGGGCGAGTCGAGGGATGCGTTGGCCGAGCGGGAGCTCAAGCCGCTTCCGGAGGCGCGCTGTCCGGGGAGAAGCCACTGCTCGGCGGCGACGTCCCATGCGATGTCCGCCACGAGCACGTGCGCGGGGGTGTCGCCGAACAGGAGCGCTTCGAAGGCGTCGAGGGCGGTTTGGGGCGAAAGGTAGCGCAGGCCCGCGCGCTGCATGCGCGTCCTCTGCTCGAGGTCGAGCTGCGCGGCCATGCCGATGTCGGCCCACGGTCCCCACTGGATGGACAACCCCGGCAGGCCCTGGCGGCGCCGGAGCGCGACGAGGCCGTCGCAGAACGCGTTCGCGGCCGCGTAGCACGTCTGCGCAGGGGAGCCAAAGGCGGCGCCGATCGAGGAGAACAAGACGAAGAAGCGCAGATCGAAGGCGCGCGCGTGCTCGTGAAGGAGGAGCGCGCCGCGCGCTTTGGGGTCGAACACATCGTCCAAGGCGATGTCGTCCTGGGTGTGCAGCAGGCCATCGTGGAGTCGGCCTGCGAGGTGCACGATGCCTTGGAGCTTCGAGGGCGATGCTGCGAGGTTGGCAAAGAGGCGGGCCACGTCCGAGGGTTGGGCGACATCGATCCGCGCGAGCGTGATCTCGGTGCCCAGCCCGGTGAAGCGCTCGACCGCCGCCAGCGCCTCCGCCGTCGGCGTCGATCGATGGGCGAGCACGAGGTGGCGCGCGCCGAGCCGGATCAAGCGTTCGGCGCAGGCGAGGCCCAGCGCGCCCAGGCCCCCCGTGATCAGGTACGAGGCGGCGGCGGAGATGGCGCGCGCGGGATCGGCTTGTGGGGCAGGGAGCGCGCGCCAGCGGGGTTCGAGGCGCTCGCCATGGGTGAGCCAGACTTCATGGGCGCTGCGGTCGCTCGCGAGGTCGCGGCCCAAAGACGCGATGTTCGCCTCCGGCACGGGGGCGCGCGATCCGGCGCCGTCGAGCGCGATGAGGCGGCCCGTCAGCTGCGGGAGCTCGCGGGCGGCCGAGTCGACCCAGGCGCGAAGGGCGGCCGATCCGGCGGGATCGTCTGCGCCGCTGACGATGCTCAGGCGAATGTCGCGGCCGGCGCTCTTGGACGTGAGCTCGACGAGCAGGTCGCGCAGGGCGCGAAGGTGGGCGGCCGTGGCGTTGGCCGCCTCGGCGAGATTTGGCGCGGAGGCTGCGAGGTAGACGACTTGGATCGCGCCGGGTACGTCGGGGATGCCGTTTGCAGCTCTTTGGACGGCGTCGGCGAGGGGCGCGGTTGGGTCGAGGGGGAGTACGTCGCTCCCGGCATACACAGCGCGAATTTGGGCGTCGACCTGGTCTCGAAAGGGCGATGGCGGGGCGACGAGCAGCCAAGGAACGGAGTCCCTCGCGGCAGACGCCTCCGCGGTGACCGGCGCGGCAGACGCCTCTGCACCCGCAGTGCCCGGCGCGGCAGACGCCTCCGTGGTGCCCCTCGCGGCAGACGCCTCCGCGGTGATCGGCGCGGCAGACGCCTCCGTGGTGCCCCTCGCGGCAGACGCCTCCGCGGTGACCGGCGCGGCAGACGCCTCCGCGGCGACCGGCGCGGCAGACGCCTCCGCAGTGCCCGGCGCGGCAGACGCCTCCGTGGTGCCCGGCGCGGCAGACGCCTCTGCGGTGACCGGCGCAGCCGGCGTCTCCATGCGCGACGTGGTTACGAGGTCGCGCGCATAGAACACCTGCGGGACCGCCGCGCCCAAGGTTCGTCGCATGGCCTCGCGGGTGGTGCGCCGCGCGGTGACGCCTTGGGCCTCGGCGAGGAGCGTGCCGTCTTCGGCATAGAGGGCGAGCGCGATGCGGTACACCGCGTCGCCAACGCGCTCTTCCAGCACCACCTCGCAGATGCCGCCTGCGGCGCCGGGGTGGTGCACCCGCAGGGTGTCGATGCCCACCGGCAGGATCAAGTCGGCGGCGTCCTCCGTGAGGCACATGGCCACCTGGAAGCATCCATCGAGGAGCACCGGGTGGATCCGATGCGCCGCCGCTTGCTCGCGGAGATCGGCGTGGAGCTCCAGCCTCCCCACGGCGCGCCGGTCCTCGCGCACGGCGTGCACGAGCGCCCAAAAGCGGTCGCGGTGCTCGAGCCCCTTTCGCGCGTTGAGCGCGCGAAGCGCGGCGATGTCGACCGAGGTCCCGGTGAGCGCCGGGAGCTCCTTGCGCACCGGGCTGGCCGGCTTGCGCGCGTCCGCCGGCTCGCTTGTCGACGCGTGCACCTGCCCGCGGCAGAGCAGCACCCACTCGATGCCGCCATCCTGCGATACCGGTGTGAGCACTTGGCACTGCGCTGCGCCCTCGGCGCCGCCGAAGACGACTTGGAACCGGCTTGGCTCGTCGTCGGCGATGCGCAGCGGCCGCTCGATCTCGAGCGCCGTGAGCGCCGGGCTCGCGAGCCCCGCCGCGCACCCCGCCTCGAGCAGCAGCTCCGCGTAGCCGGTCGCCGGAAAGATGGCCTGCTCGAAGACGCGGTGATCGGAGAGGTAGGGCGAGCCCACGGGATCGAGCGCCCCCTCGTGCACGATGGTGCTCCCGAGCGCCGGCGTCTCCAGCCGGGTGCCCAGCAGCGGGTGCTCGCTCGCGCGGCCCGAGGCGATGACCGGGCCCGCCTCCGGCAGCCAATAGACGCTGCGCTCGAACGCGTACTTCGGGAGCTCCACCCGCGGCACCGGCGCGCCCGCGTGGACCTTCGACCAGGCGACGCCGAGCCGCTCGACCCACAGCGTGGCCAGGCATCGCTCCAGCGCCTCCAGCTCGCCCCCGCCGCGCGCGCTCGCCGCCCAGGCCACGTCGGCGCGCGGTACATTGTGCCGCCCCAGACCGCTCAGCACCGGGGCGGGCCCGATCTCCAGGAACACGCGGCAGCCTTTGCGATCGAGCGTCTGCATGCTGCGCGCGAACTGCACGGTGGCCATCACGTGGTCGCGCCAGTAGCGCGCGCTCGCCACCGCGCGGTCCGCCACCTCGCCCGTCACATTGGAGACGAGCGGAAAGCGCGGCGCGCGGTACGTGATCTGGTTCGCCACGCGCTCGAACGCGTCGAGCATGGGCCGCATCCGGGGCGAGTGGAACGCGTGCGAGACGCGCATCCACGTGTGGCGCACGCCGCGCGACTCCAGCACCTTCGCCACCCGCTCGAGCGCTTCGCCGTCGCCCGAGAGCACCACCTGCTCGGGCGCATTGATGGCGGCGACCGAAATGCCGCGCGCGTGCTCCGCGACCTGATCGCTCACCACGTCGAGCGCCGCCTGCACCGCCAGCATCTTGCCGCCGCCCGGGAGCGCTTGCATCAGCGCCCCGCGCGCGGCGATGAGGCGCAGCCCGTCCTCGACGGAGAAGACGTCCGCCACGCACGCCGCCGCCAGCTCGCCCACGCTGTGGCCGGCCACGTAGTCCGGCGTGAGGCCCCAGTCGAGCCACTGCTGCGCGAGCGACCACTCGTAGGCAAACAGCGCGGGCTGCGCGTTCGCGGTCTGGTGGATGGCCTCCGGCGGCGCCGCGCCGAACAGGATCGCAGGGAGGTCCACGCCCGCGTTCCCCCGCAGCCACTCCGCGCAGCGATCGAGCGCGCTTCGAAACACGGGCAGCCTCGCGTACAGCGCCTCGCCCATGCGCGCGCGCTGCGCCCCTTGGCCGCTGAAGA contains these protein-coding regions:
- a CDS encoding alpha/beta fold hydrolase produces the protein MTTSNQHENAMLAKALELVNASSAKLERMRARERSPIAITGRALRFPGGCTSPAALWDLLARGGDATEETPADRWNGRAYHASSGITPGKSITRRGGFVHRVREFDAGFFGISAREARELDPQQRMLLEVTWEALEDALLPPSQLRGTATGVFVGICSSDYNALALRLPLDKLTGYAGTGMGRSPSAGRISYVLGLKGPAFAVDTACSSSLVALHVAVQSLRREECERAIVAGVNLILEPSGHIAFSQAGMLSPDGRCKTFSHAADGYSRAEGVGVLILERRDVLAPSGRAPLAWVRGTALNQDGAAGGLTVPSGPAQQEVIRAALASGGLDARDVSYIEAHGTGTPLGDVIEVNAIASVFRATHDASRPLTLGSIKANVGHMEAAAGVGSLIKLVEQLVRRQIPPAPSFGPLNARIPWSDLPVRVPHAGAPWGAGGEVLYGGVNSFGFSGTNGHAVLCSTTDADAPAPAPQAWIPHILPISARTGAALERMRERYADFAGATHEAPADLCASAQRGREAMQERMCAIGADRARLSEMLRSGEGLVRPRTEGPARPAMAWLFSGQGAQRARMGEALYARLPVFRSALDRCAEWLRGNAGVDLPAILFGAAPPEAIHQTANAQPALFAYEWSLAQQWLDWGLTPDYVAGHSVGELAAACVADVFSVEDGLRLIAARGALMQALPGGGKMLAVQAALDVVSDQVAEHARGISVAAINAPEQVVLSGDGEALERVAKVLESRGVRHTWMRVSHAFHSPRMRPMLDAFERVANQITYRAPRFPLVSNVTGEVADRAVASARYWRDHVMATVQFARSMQTLDRKGCRVFLEIGPAPVLSGLGRHNVPRADVAWAASARGGGELEALERCLATLWVERLGVAWSKVHAGAPVPRVELPKYAFERSVYWLPEAGPVIASGRASEHPLLGTRLETPALGSTIVHEGALDPVGSPYLSDHRVFEQAIFPATGYAELLLEAGCAAGLASPALTALEIERPLRIADDEPSRFQVVFGGAEGAAQCQVLTPVSQDGGIEWVLLCRGQVHASTSEPADARKPASPVRKELPALTGTSVDIAALRALNARKGLEHRDRFWALVHAVREDRRAVGRLELHADLREQAAAHRIHPVLLDGCFQVAMCLTEDAADLILPVGIDTLRVHHPGAAGGICEVVLEERVGDAVYRIALALYAEDGTLLAEAQGVTARRTTREAMRRTLGAAVPQVFYARDLVTTSRMETPAAPVTAEASAAPGTTEASAAPGTAEASAAPVAAEASAAPVTAEASAARGTTEASAAPITAEASAARGTTEASAAPGTAGAEASAAPVTAEASAARDSVPWLLVAPPSPFRDQVDAQIRAVYAGSDVLPLDPTAPLADAVQRAANGIPDVPGAIQVVYLAASAPNLAEAANATAAHLRALRDLLVELTSKSAGRDIRLSIVSGADDPAGSAALRAWVDSAARELPQLTGRLIALDGAGSRAPVPEANIASLGRDLASDRSAHEVWLTHGERLEPRWRALPAPQADPARAISAAASYLITGGLGALGLACAERLIRLGARHLVLAHRSTPTAEALAAVERFTGLGTEITLARIDVAQPSDVARLFANLAASPSKLQGIVHLAGRLHDGLLHTQDDIALDDVFDPKARGALLLHEHARAFDLRFFVLFSSIGAAFGSPAQTCYAAANAFCDGLVALRRRQGLPGLSIQWGPWADIGMAAQLDLEQRTRMQRAGLRYLSPQTALDAFEALLFGDTPAHVLVADIAWDVAAEQWLLPGQRASGSGLSSRSANASLDSPALRALAETSPEDRPQALRAFLDLEVLRALGEAPDKKLDPNASLAQLGLDSLGAVDLTNRLARVLKIKLPRRLELDQVSIGALAKALLEQPIAWDTLRTDSASPTPAQTTPTPSNPAESPPAPNATSEPAPASDETVDQGGHEQTWQGHQIRLGGLRWGSAETARTVLLHGIRSHAGVWEQVAHRVHTRGHDVIAPDMRGHGRSEHAAPGHFLDVMDMLRDLEALLGGRGDEPVVLGAHSFGCSIAVLYAALSPNRVRGLVLAEPVIPLLYQPPVDVALLRSAIDVVRAPQRVPAHPVMAELETAIELTQHEYPALSRAACERLTRRVLATSPRGHRWTWDPALREFDRYGALFTHASELLGWLAHLHAPVHVFVGAESPYRTRADAEKLCEALPRGAIHALPGTHHVHVEHPDPIAERLLELLAQREETFLQSQPAA